CGGGCGGGTCGCGGGCCGACGTCACGAGGTTGGTGAGCGCGTCGGGGTCGACGGTCGCGTACAGCGGCGACATGGAGATGGCGTCGCGCTTCGTGGCGGTCGCTACGGCCTCGACGATCGCGACCACCGGCGTGCTGGAGTTCGCGTCGAACCGGGTGTGGAACGTCTCCGTGGCGGGGTCGTATCTCACACCACCGTCGGCGCTGGAACCCGAAGGGGCGGCGTCGGAGTGGGTCGTACTGTCGGTCATTGATCACGCTACGGCGGGCGCGGTGGTAAGGGTGGACGCTGACTGGTCAGCGTGCGTCCGCGCCGGACTTCTCGAAGAGGTGCTTGAAGACGGTCCGCTGGGCCTTGCGGAGGTGCTGGTTGAACGTCTGGCGGGTGACGCCGAACCGGTCCGCGAGTTCGTCGCCGGTGCTGGTCCGGGGCGTCTCGAAGTAGCCGCCGAAGTACGCCGAGTCGAGGGCGGCGATCTGGTGGTCGGTGAGCGCGTCGGAGACGACGTCGTACAGCAGGTGCGGCGAGTAGACGAGTTCCTCGGAGACCAGTTCGACCTCGGGGTGAAACTCCCGGATGCCGTCGGCGGCCAGCCGGGGCTCTACGTCACCCGGGAGGTCGCCGAGGAACCGCACCTCCTCCGGCGTGATGATGATGGCGCGGGCGCGCCCGCCCAGCGAGGGGAAGACACGCGAGACCGTCGTCGACTCCGCGTGGGCCTCGATGCGGTTGTGGCCCTCGACCGAACGCAGCAACCGCGCGTCGAGGTAGTGGGGCACCTCCTCGACGGCGGTGACGAAGTCGCTCGCGGGGAGGTCCGACGTCCCCATGTACTGGACGGTGCTCCCGTCCGGCATCGAGACGACGGAGTCGACTTCGATCCGCGTCTCGCCGTCGGTGACCCGCAGCGACGGGGGCACCGCCGACCGGTCCGTGCGGAACTCGAGGCGGCGGACGTGGTCGCTGGTCAGTCGCTCCTCGCGGCGCTTCAGCCCCGTCACGTCCTCGAACGAGACGACGACGTACTCCACGTCGCCGTCGTCCAGCACGGGCGCCGAGTTGCTCGACAGCCACCGCTCGGTCCCGTCGGGCAGTTCGATCCAGTGTTCGAAGCCGTAGACGGGGTCGCCCGTGTCGAAGACCTGCGTGACGGGGTTCTCCGCGACCGGCACGGGCGTCCCGTCGTCGTAGTAGATGTTCCAGTCGGGCTGGTCGTACGTCCGGCCGGTGATCTCCTCCTCGGTGAGGTCGAGCGTCTCCGCGGCGCGCTCGTTGGCGTAGACGAACGCGCCCGTCGAGTCGACCACGACCGTACTGACGGGGTTCACGTCGAACACGCGCCGGGCGAGGTCCTCGGGCGGCGTCTGCCGGCCCCCTTCCGCCCGGCACTCGGCCGAATCGTCGCCGCGGAGTTCGCCCATCGAGGAATCGGTCATCGACTCACCGTCCGGCGGAGCCGTCGGCGGGTCGCTCCGGGACGGGCGAGCGACGGCACGGAGAATCCGCTCGCGTCCATGGCACCGGTACGGTGCCGGCGAATAAAGCTGTTACACCGGCATCAAACCGACACCGTCCCCGGAGGACGAGTGTCACCGGTCCCGGGCCCCGCCGCGGGAGCCGGATCGAACGGCCCGGGTTCGCGCGCCCACGACGGCCCCGCCGGGTACGACGAGACGCCTACGTCTCCGGGAAGATGCTCTCGGGCAGGTACGCGGCGACGGTCCAGTTCGGGACGTTGACCGCCTGACTGATCTTCAGGTCGACGGCCGCCGAGCACAGGACGTACGCCTCGCTCCGCGAGAGGCCGCGGTCCTCGTGGAGGTGGTCGATCATGTGCCGGATCGCCGCCCGGGTGGCCTCCAGCGGGTCGGCGGCGATTCCCGTCGTCCCGTAGGTCGGTTCGTCCCGCCCGGTCGGGGTGAACGGCCCCGTCGTCTCGAACCGGGGCTGTTCGATCGACTTCCCCGACTGCAGGTCGAACCGGCACGTGACCGTCATCGGGGCCTCGACCCCCGAGACGCAGACCTCGCCGTCCCCCTGGGCGGCGTGGCAGTCGCCGACGCTGAACAGGGCGTCCTCGACCGCGACGGGCAGGTACAGCGTCGACCCCGCCCTCAGGTGTTTGACGTCGAGGTTGCCGCCCACCGACCGCGGCGGGTTCGTGTCGTGGGCGCCGTCCGCCGCGGGCGCGACGCCGATGGTGCCGGGGAACGGGGCCAGCGCCACCTCGATCCCGTTCGCGAAGCGGCCCACGTCGCCGTCGAGGTCCCAGACGTACAGTTCGGGCTCCGGGAACGCCTCGGGCAGGAGGCCCAGTCCCAGTTCCCCGGGGAGGACCAGCGTGTAGCCCCAGCCCTCGTGTTCGAGATCGAGCAGGTCGACGCGGAGGACGTCGCCGGGGCGGGCGCCGTCGACCGCGACCGGCCCGGTCAGCGGGTGGACCGGGTCGACGTCGAGGGCGGCCACGTCCGCGGCCGTCGAGTCCGGGTCGAGTTGGCCGTCCGTGGCGTCCCGACACTCGAACTGGACGACGTCGCCCGGTTCGACCGTCAGCACCGGTTCGAGACCGTTGTCCCACGCGCTGTGGACGGCGTCGTCGGTTGCGTTCACCCGGTGGTCGACCGCGTAGTCCTCGTTCGACATTCGGGGGAGCAGACGCCGCCGCGGGGGATAAAACACCCGCCGGTGGCGCCGGTGGGGATCAGCCGGCGGCCGCCCGGACGGCCGGAGCGGTCGGCGGTGCCGTCGCTCTTCGACCGGGGCGTTCGGACGAAGTCGAAACGAAAACCGAGAGACACCGCCGACGTGACCACCCGCACGTCGGCCGTGGAGAGACCGGCAGAGGGGGAGGCCACCCTCGGGACATCTCACGCCCAGGAACGAAGATATCCCCTCTGCCGAGTCGAACGTGGGCCGGAACGAACGTAGTCGTGGCGGTCAATAATTCAGGCGGTTAAAGCGGCGGCCGGCCGAGGGCCGCGCCGGCACCGTCAGAGAAAGCGGTCGTCGGCCCGCTTCGTCCGGACCGACTCCTCGGACGCCGCGATCCAGCCCGCCTCGGCGTCGTCCGGCACGTCGAAGCCGGGGACGAACGGCTTGACGTCCAGCAGCGGGGTCCCGTCGACGACGTCCACGCCGCTGACGGTCAGCGTCGGCCCGTCGACGCCGTCGACCGCGACGACCGAGAGGCCGATGGAGTTCGGCCGCTGGGGCGCCCGCGTCGCGAACAGTCCCCGCTCGTCGTCGTCGAGGAACGGTTCGACCCGCAACGAGACGTCGTCGTCGGACGCGTGGAAGTGGTACAACAGGATGCAGTGGGAGAAGCCGTCGAGGTCCTGTAACCCCGCGGCGTACCGTTCTTCGAGTTCGACCGTTCCGACCGCCGCCTCGTCGCCGGCCGGCTGGATCGGCATCCCCTCCGGGTCGTCGAAGGGGGTCCGGATCACGCCGATCGGCTCGTACGCTATCTCGTCGCTCACACCCGCGGATCGGTCGCGAAACGACAAAGCTCTACCCCTCGCCGCCGGCGTCGTCGCGGCGAGGTGCCGCGCCCGCGACCGCCGGATTCCGCGAGAGCTGACCGTCTTCGTCCCGTGGCCGTCCCCAAAATGGTTGGCACAACCGTTACCGCCGCGAGCTTTCTACCGCACCCGTTCACGATGGCGCTCGCTTCCTTCCCCCGGGCGACGCCGAACGGACCGGGAACCTCGCGGCTGCGGGCCGCATTCGGACTCGCGTGGCTCGCCGACCTGATCGCGACGGTCTTCCTGTTCGTCGTCCCGTACGCCCACGAGTTGAACCCCGTCACCGTCCTGCTCCACGAGGCGCTCGGACTGCCGGGCGTCGTGCTCGCGGCTGCCTCCTACGCCGCGGTCGTCGTCGCGGTCGGAGGCCTCCTGCGAGAGCCCCTCGACGGGCAGTTCGTCGCCGTCGCGGCGTCGCTGTACGCCCTGTTCGCGACGAACAACGTCGTCCTGCTGGCGGTCCGCGAGCCGCTCCCCGAGGCGCTCGTCCCGTTGCTGTGACCGTCCGACCGCCGCTCGCCGTCGCTGGCGAGTCTCAGGAGACGTCCTCCTCCTCGAACGCCTCGACCTCGGCGGCGACGAACTTCGCTAGCTTGCGCTTCGTGTGGTCGTCGACGAGGTGGTCTTCGAGGCGCCGGCCGGGGCTCACCTCGTCGTGGCAGATGGGACACTCGATCCGCGACCGAGTCGCCATACGTAGGACGTAATTCCCGCGATCAAAAGCGTGTAGCCGGAACGTGCAACGCACGTAGCCGGAACGTGAAACGCGCGGCGTCAGTCGCTGGGCTCGGCGCCGATCCACCGATCCCAGAACGTCCTGAACTCCGCGTCGTCCTCGGTGATGCGGTCCCACTCGGCGAGACCGCGCTCCTCGCGGGTGCCGGGGATCGTGTTGTCGAGGACGAGCGCGGCGAGGCCGCCGACGGCCATCCCGGTCGAGCCGATGACGTAGATCGTGTCCGCGAACACCTGTTCGCTCAGGACCGGGCCGAGCAGCGCGACGCCCTCCATGGCCGCCCGGAACTCGCCGACGGTCCCGTAGTTGCCCATGTACGCCGGAATCGCGAGGCCGACGAACAGCGCGAAGCCGACGATGAAGACGTTGCGCGAGGAGTCGAGGTCGACGTGCCGGAGCGTGCGCAGCCCGACGGCCACGATCTGGGCGAACATGGCGATGAAGAGCCCGCCGACGATCGGGTTGGGCAGCGTGGCGATGAGTTGGCCGAAGTAGCCGACGAAGCCGGCGACGATCATCACGACCGCGCCGATCTTGACGACGTACCGGGAGGCGACGCCGGTCAGCCCGATGGCGCCGATGTTCTCGGAGTACGACGTCGACCCGCCGGTACCCATGATGCCCGCGAAGACGTTCATCAGCCCCTCCATCCCGATGCCGTGGTTGATGCGCTTCTCGCTCGGCGCCGCGGAGCCGGTGAGGTTCGCGACGGCGTAGTAGTCACCGATGCTCTCGACGATCGAGGCGAGCACGCCCGCGACCATACCGACGACGAACGCGGTCGTGAACTCGGGGACGCCCCACTGGAACGGGTAGATCGGCAGCAGGAACGAGGCGTCGGCGATCTCCCCGAGGGGGACGTAGCCCGGGTGGTCGGCCCCGTAGACGCCCTGGACGGACAGCACCGCGGCCACGATCCAGGCGATGACGATCGCGAGGATCACCGGGTAGAGCCGGAACGCCTTGTGCTTGACGTCGAGGTACTGCGAGAACAGGAGGATCAGCCCGAGCGTGAACGCGAGCAGACCCCAGCTGGTTTCCGACGGCACGGTGATCTGGTCGACGCCGAACAGCGACAGCCCGATCAGCGCGATCGTCGGCGCGATGACCACCGGCGAGAGGAACCGCCGGAGTTTGCCCACGAGGCCGAAGTAGCCGAGCACGACCTGCACCGTCGCGGCGGCGATGATCGCCCCCTGTAACTGCAACAGCGCCGTCTGCCAGTCCCCGCCGCCCGCCCCTCCCGCGGTGACCGCGAGGATGATCGCGATCGCCGGCGCGAGCATCGAGAACGGCGCCCCCTGGACGATCGGATACCGGTTGCCGAACGTGGTCTGTGCGAGCGTCGCGATGCCGGAGACCACGAAGAACGTGCCGATGAACTGCGCCCGCACCTCGCCCGGCATTCCCATCACGTCGGCGAGAATCAGCGGCACCGCGATGTTCGCCCCGACCATCGTCAGGTAGTGCTGGATGCCGAGCACCGTCGATTCCCCCAACGGCGGTCGTTCGTCGATTCCGTACTCGAGCGCGTCGTCTGCGGACCTTACGTCCGCTGGGTCCTCCCCCGTCATTCGCTCGTCGTCGGATAGCTGGTGAGGGGGTTGAAAGAGCCGTCGATCCGTCCCGGGGACGCCCGGTCGCCGGGCGACGGGACGCTCAGCGGTCGGGAGCCGGCGCGACGACGACCGGCCGGTCGGCCTCGGCGACGACCGCGGCCGCGAGCGCGCCGTCGGCGCCCGCTTCGTCCGGTCCGCCGGGGCCCGGGACGACGACCTCGTCGGGGTCGCGCTCCGCGGCCGCTTCGAGTACCGCGGCGGCCGGATCGCCCGTCCGAACGTCGGTCGCGAGGTCGCCGACGCCCCCGAGGCGACCCCTCGCGACGTTCAGTGCGTCCTCGGCGTCCCGCCGCGGCCCGGGGTCGTCCGGGGGGGCGAGGCCGACGACCGTCACGGCGTCGGCCGCCGTCGCCCGCTCCGCGAGGTAGTCACAGACCGCCGCCGTCGCGTGGACCGAGTCGGTGCCGACGAGGTAGTGCACGCCGACGGCTACGAACGCCCGGACCAAAGCGTCACCGGCCCGACGGTGGCCCTCGCCGCGCTCGTGGCCCGCTATAGCACATGCAAGGCCAACCACCACACGCCTGTCTCACGTCTCTCTTTCCGGATAATGACCACGGACACGACAGGCGACGGGCGCGAGGAGCGTCCGGCTCGCACACCGGTCGCAGCCGGCGCCGACGAGGGTGCCGGTCGCGGCCGGCGGGCGAGGGTTGTGACGGACGGGGGCGTAACCGACGTGACGGGCGACGAGGCGGCCGCCGACGAGGGCGAGGGGTCCGAGGAAACGCAAGCGGAAGCCGAGTCCGCGGGCGCGGAAGGCGAGGACGACGCGGAGTCGGAAGCGGAGACCGAGGAAGAGCAGCCGGAGGACGAAGCCGAGGAGGCCGAAGAGGCCGAGGAGGCCGAGTCAGAGGAAGGTGAGGAAGGCAAAGAGGCCGAGTCAGAGGAAGGTGAGGAGGCCGAAGAGGCCGAGGAGGGAGAAGAAGCCGGCGAGGGCGAAGCCGAAGCGGCCGAAGAAGGCGACGAGGGCGCACACGGCGGCGACGCCGAGGACGTCTACGAGAGCGACGAGGCCTCGGGCGTCCTCCACCTCGACCTCGACGGCCTGTTCCTCGACCTGCTCGGACTGGAGGTCAACCTCAACGAGGTGACCCTCGACGTGTCGGCCCGCCCGGGCGGGAACAACCTGCTCGGCAACCTGCTGTCGGCGGTGACGGGCCTTCTCGACGGCGTCGGGTCGCCGCTGAGCGCGCTGACGAACAAGCTCGGCGGGGCGGTGAACCGCGTCCTCGGCATCCTGCCGGGCGTCGGTGGCGAAGACGGCGAGGAAGGCGAAGCGGGCGACGAGGGAGACGGCGACCCCGGCCTCCTCTCGCGGCTCGGCGGCTGGCTCCGCGGCCTGCCGGGGGCCGTCGCGGGCTGGTTCCGCCGGCGGCTAGCGGGCCTCGTCGGGCGGCTTCCGCTCGAAGACGTGATCGCGACGATCGTTCGGACGGCGATCCAGCAGTTGATCGAGGCCGCGGAGTCGCGAACGGCCGAGGAAGAAGCGCCGGAGGAGGCGGAAGCGCCGTCCGGCGCGGAGGCCGAAGCATGAGCGGGGAGAGCGAGAGCGCCCAGTCGGGGTCGGAGTCGCTCGTCCAGCGCATCGACTACGAACGCATCGCCGAGAACGTCGACTTCGAGGACCTGCTCGAGGGGACCCGATGGGAGGGCGAACTCGACGGCGACGAGCCGACGGGGACGGCCCTCGGCGGGTTGATCGGCGCGATCATCGGCCGGCGGGTCGGCGAGATCCTCGGGCGGACGATCGGCGAGACGGTGATCGAGGAGATACTCGGGCGCGAGGACGAGGAAGAAGCGGACGAGGAAGAGGGCGAGGAAGAAGAGGCCGAGGAAGAAGCCGAAGAGAGCGAGACCGAGGAAGAAGAAGGCGAGCAAGCGGAAGGCGAGGAAGAAGAAGGGGACGACGCGGAAGCGGAAGCGAGCGACGAGGAAGCGGAAGCCGAAGCGGCCGAGGACGGAGAGCGCGAAGAGGGGGAGGACGACGGTGACTCCTGACCCCGTTCCGGCGGCGCGGCCCGCGGGGGGTGAGACGCCGTGAGCGACGAGTCCGGACTTCGGGAGGTCGTCGTCGAGGAGGTGACCGAGCAGGTCGACGTCGGGAGGCTCGTCGACGGCGAGAGCCTGCAAGACCAGTTCGACGGCGCGACCGTCGGCGAGTCCGTCTTCGGGCGACTCGGCGAGCGCCTCGGCCGCGAGATCGGCGCGTCCGTCGGCGCGAGCGTCCACGAGGCCCTCGAACGCGGCCTCGAAGAGGGCGAGAGCCTCCGGGACCTGCTCGACCACCTCGTCGAGGCGGTCCGCGAGGGGCTTCGAGCCGTGTTCGGGGGCGAGGGCCCCGGGGACGTTCGCTCGCTCGTCGACGAGACCGCCGAGGCGGCCGGCATCGACGGTCTCGTTCCGGAACCGGAAGCGGACGAGGTGCCGGAGGCCGAGGCCGAGGAAGCCGCGGAACCCGGAGCCGAGGCGGCCGACGAGGCCCCGGCGGAAGCCGCGGAGATGGCCGAGACCGAGGACGGCCCCTCGGTGGAGGACCTAGAGGAGTTGCGGACGGAGACGCTCCGGGACTTCCTGTCGATGCTGTCCTACACCGACCTCCAGTCGATCGCGAAGGACCTCGACGTGCGGGCGAACCTGAGCCGCGAGGAGATGACCGACCGGATCGTCGAGACCGTCGCGGACGGCGGCGAGCAGTGAGACCCCCACGAGGTGCCTACACGACATGAGCGACCCACCGGACGAGCGCGCGAGCGAGATTCTGGACGACGCGGCGGCGACCGTCGCGGACCTCCCGCCGGAGGCGGACCCGGAGGGGCTCCGCGACGAACTGGACGACGCGGACGAGGACGCCCTGCGCGACTTCGCGGCGGCCGCCCGGGAAGTCGTCGAGGAGAGCGAGCCGGCCGACGTACTCGCGGCGGTCGGACTCTCGGAACTGCCCGACGGGAGCGAGCCGTCCTCGCTCCCGGAGGCCATCGCCGCGGGCGACCCCGGGAAGGTCGCCGACCTGCGGTCGCTGCTGATCCTCTCGAAACTGGCCGGCGAGTGGCGCGACGACGAGGCGGTCGGGCAGCGCCTGTCGGAACTCCGGGAGACGCTCGGCGAGCGGGCCGGGCCGTCGGCGCCCGACGAGGGGGAGGCCGACGCGGAGGGCGACGAGGCCGAGGCCGAACGCGCGGCGGACGAACGCGACGCCGAGGGCGGCGACCTCGAATCGACGCTCCAGTCGGCGATGGACGACGCCCTCGGCGGGTTCGGCGACGAGGTCGCGGCCGTCCGGGAGCGTCTGGAGGGGATGCGCTCGGACGAGGGGGAGGGAGCGACCGCGGACGACGGATCTGCTGACGGGGTGGAGGCCGGAGCCGAGGCGGCGGACGAAGCGCCGACGGCGAAAGCGGAAGCCGAGACGGCCGAGGAGGGCGAGGGCCTCCTCGGCGGGCTGGGCGACTCGTCGGGGCAGTCCTCGGGCGTCGCCACCATGCACTCGACGGTCGCGCCGTCGCCCTCGAAGCGGGCGGACATGCGCGCGGTCAGGCGCTTCTCGACGATGCCGAAGCGACACCGGTCGGACGAGGAGTGAAACGGCACGTGGGTCCCGACGCGGCGGGGAAGTACTGCAGGCGGGTCACCGCTGAAGCCTTATCCCCGGACGTGCCGTCTCCCGCCCATGACGAGACACGTGAGCGCCGAACAGGTCCGGCGGTGGCTCGACGAGACCGCCGTCCGCGGCGTGACCCACCACGACGAGGCGGACGCGGAATTCAACTTTCAGGTCGAACTCTCGCGGCTGCCGATCCACGTCGTCAAGGAGGAGCCGTGGGGGCCGGTCCGGATCGTCGGCCGGACGGGGTTCGACTCGGACCGGGCGAAGGAACTGCTGTGCGACGACGAGCGCCGCGGCGAGTTGCTCCGCGCGGTCGGGCCGATGCTGGCGGCGACGCCGGGATTCTACACGTTCCTCGACGAGGAGGGCGCGCCCTGCGAGTTGCGCCACGCGGAGACGATCCAGCTCGAGTACCGCGTCTACCCTGACGGGGCGAGCCAGCAGACGCTGATGAACGGGGTGATGGCGGTCGGGAAGGGAATGCGGTACGTTCGGTCGGTGATCGTCTCGATGGGGACGGTCGACGACGGCCCGTGACTGCCCGACGGCCGGAACGGAAATTTACGTCGGGGGCCCTACGTGACGTATGATGGACTCCATCCTCGTCGCGACCGACGGCAGCGACACCGCCGGGGAGGCGGCCGGCTACGCGATCGACCTCGCGGACCGACTCGGGGCGTCGCTGCACGGCATCTCGGTCGTCGAGACCCGGACGGCCTACGACAACGCCATCGTCGACCCCGAGGAGGCGGAGGCCGCCCTCCGCGAGCGGGCACGCGAGGCGCTGGCTGCCCTCGAGGACGCGGCCGCGGCCGCCGGCGTGTCCGTCGAGACGACGGTCGAGCGGGGCGTCCCGCACGAGGAGATCATCGCGTACGCCGAGGCCCACGACGTCTCGACGATCGTGGTCGGATCGAGCGGGCGGTCGTCGTTCAGGCGGGCGCTGCTGGGGAGTACGGCCGACGCGCTCGTGCGGCTGTCGCCGGTACCGGTGCTGGTGGTCGGGGACCCGGTCGAGCGGGCGCCCGACCCGTAGCGGGCCGAACTTTTACCTCCGCCGTCCGCACACAGTGGGGCATGACGTTACTCGCCCCGTTCGACGGCACGGCCCTCTCGCGGGCCGCGCTCGAACGCGCCGCGGAGTTCGCCGACCTGACCGACGACGACGTACTCGCGCTGACGGTCGTCCCCGACGACCGCGACTACGCGGTCGAGCGCGGCTGGATCCCCGAGGACGTGTCGTTCGACCCGGAGCGGGTCGCGGCCGCGATGGAGTCGCAGGTCCACGACATCGCCCCCGAGGCGGCGTTTCGCAGCGAGATCGTCGATTCGGACGAGCCGACGGCGACGGCGACGACGAACGTCGTCAGGGAGATCCGCCGGGTCGCCGCCGCGGTCGACGCCGCGGTCGTCTTCGTCGGGACGGAGAACGCGGGCGGGGTAACCGCGCCGCTGTCGAGCGTCGGCGCCCCGGTCGTACACGACCCGAGCTACGACGTCTACATCGTCCGCCACGCCGACTGAACCGCGGCGACGCTCACCTGACGATCGTGACGGGGACCGTCGACCGGCGGGCGACCCGCTCGGCGACGCTCCCGAGCAGTAGCCGACGTACCCCGTCGCGGCCGTGGCTGCCGATCACGACGTGGTCCACGTCGCCGCCCCGGACGCGCTCGACGATCGCTCGCGCGACGTTGCCCGCCAGCGCCTCGGCCCCTATCTCGCGGTCGTGGTCGGCGGCGATCGAGCGCGCCTCCTCGAACACCGTCTCGGCGGCCTGTCGGCCCCGTTCGATGTGGGCCTCGAACTCGTCGGCGTCCACGTCGGTCGCCGTCGTGTGGGTACCCATCTCCGCCGGATCGACGACGTAGACGACGGTGAGCGTCGCGTCGGGGTACGTCTCGCAGGCGAACTCGAGGGCCGCTCGCGCGGGGTCGGAGCGATCCATCGGGACGAGGACGTGTTTGCCCATAGCCGAAGGTTAGCCGACTGGATAGTAAACCCCCGGTCCTGAGTCCGGTTACTGGGAGGCGGCGACGCTGCGCCAGCCCCAGACGCCGAGCGCGAGGACGACGAGCGCGAGGGCGGCGAACGCGGCCCACTGGCCGCCTTCGGTGTCCGCGACCGGCGCGAACACGTCGACGAGGCCGCTCCACTGCATCATCCCGACGACGAGTACGACGAGTCCCAGTATCGAGACGACCGCGATCCCGACCCAGTTTTGCGCCAGCCAGGCGGTCTCCTCCTCGGCCTCTCTGGCCGTGTTGGTCGGCTTCTCGGTCGGTTCCTCGTCGGGTCGATCCATGCCGCGGCCTAGCGGGGCGGCGTGGGAAACGGTTGTACCTGCAGGCTCCGGGTGAGCGATCTCGGGGTCTCAGGGCCGCTAGGTCCGGCCTTCGAACCCCGAGGCCAGCAGCTTTCGGATCGTGTCGGCGAACTTCCCGGACCGGCCCACGTTCTGCATGACGAAACTGCCGTCGCCGCCGGAGACGCGGACGTTTCCGAGGCCGACGAGCGCCTCGACGAGCGACTTTCGCTCCTGTACGCCGCGAACCTTCTGGAGCGGGACCTCCCGGCGGACCAGCGAGCGGAACCGGAACTCCTTGACGACCCGCTTGTTGGTGACGTAGTAGTTCGTCAGCGTGTTCGTCCAGTAGGTGTACAGCCCGACCGAGTACAGGTAGAGGCCGACGAGGAGTGTCGCGGCCGAATAGAGGGGCGGGGCCCGCGCGAAAACCAGCAGGTAGCCCGTCGCCGCGAGCAGCGGCAGCCCGCTCGCGACCTTGACCAGGGCGACCCGCTGGGTCGGGTGCCGGCGGGCGATCATCCGCTCGCCTTCCTGCAGGCGGAGTTCCTCGGGGGTCCCGATCGTGTGGACGTACGCACCGATCGCCACGACGAACGCGCCGAACAACGCGAACGGGACGCCGACGGTCGGCGGGTACTGCGACTGGCCGTAGTACAGCCACGCGCCCGCGGCAACGAACGGCAGGCCGAGGACCGCGCTCCAGAGTCCGGGCTTTCCGCGCGCCATCTCAGGCCCCCCGAACCGGCTGGTAGGCGATGCCGGCCGCCGACGGGACGACCCCGCCTGCGGTCGGGGCGAACGGATCGCCGAGCGCCTCGCGGGCGCCGTCGTCGTTCGCGTCGCCCAGCCGTGCCGTGATCTCAAGCGGTTCGTCGACCCGGAACTCCTCGGTGTATCCGACGGCGGCACCGTCTTCGACGGCGGCCGTCGCCTGCCGGTTCGCGGTCGGGTCGCCCCCGTGACCGACGACTCGCCCCCGAAAGGTCGCCTCCTCGGCTCCGAGTCCGGCGACCGCGCCCGGTCCCGTCGCGGCGAAGAACGCCCGTTTCCCGATATCGCTCATTCGAACAGTCCTTGTCATATATGAACAAAAGCCTTTCCCGTCGGACGCCCGTTCGACGACGCGCCGCGGCCGTCGACCCGGCCGAGCGCGAGAGACGGCGACCCACGCCGACAGCGAAGTCGATAAACCGCGCCCGTCCCAAGCGACGGTCATGCAAGCGCTGGTCATCGCGGCACACGGGTCGCACCTGAACCCGGACGCGTCGGCCCCCACCCACGCGCACGCGGACGCCATCCGCGAGACGGGGACGTTCGACGAGGTCCGCGAGGCGTTCTGGAAGGAAGAACCCCACTTCCGCGAGGTGATCCGCACCCTCGAGTCCGAGGAGGTGTTCGTCGTCCCGCTGTTTATCAGCGAGGGTTACTTCACCGAGGAGGTGATCCCGCGGGAACTCCGCCTCGACGACTGGGACCCCGACCT
The Salinilacihabitans rarus DNA segment above includes these coding regions:
- a CDS encoding acetamidase/formamidase family protein, coding for MSNEDYAVDHRVNATDDAVHSAWDNGLEPVLTVEPGDVVQFECRDATDGQLDPDSTAADVAALDVDPVHPLTGPVAVDGARPGDVLRVDLLDLEHEGWGYTLVLPGELGLGLLPEAFPEPELYVWDLDGDVGRFANGIEVALAPFPGTIGVAPAADGAHDTNPPRSVGGNLDVKHLRAGSTLYLPVAVEDALFSVGDCHAAQGDGEVCVSGVEAPMTVTCRFDLQSGKSIEQPRFETTGPFTPTGRDEPTYGTTGIAADPLEATRAAIRHMIDHLHEDRGLSRSEAYVLCSAAVDLKISQAVNVPNWTVAAYLPESIFPET
- a CDS encoding universal stress protein; protein product: MHYLVGTDSVHATAAVCDYLAERATAADAVTVVGLAPPDDPGPRRDAEDALNVARGRLGGVGDLATDVRTGDPAAAVLEAAAERDPDEVVVPGPGGPDEAGADGALAAAVVAEADRPVVVAPAPDR
- a CDS encoding bacterio-opsin activator domain-containing protein, which translates into the protein MGELRGDDSAECRAEGGRQTPPEDLARRVFDVNPVSTVVVDSTGAFVYANERAAETLDLTEEEITGRTYDQPDWNIYYDDGTPVPVAENPVTQVFDTGDPVYGFEHWIELPDGTERWLSSNSAPVLDDGDVEYVVVSFEDVTGLKRREERLTSDHVRRLEFRTDRSAVPPSLRVTDGETRIEVDSVVSMPDGSTVQYMGTSDLPASDFVTAVEEVPHYLDARLLRSVEGHNRIEAHAESTTVSRVFPSLGGRARAIIITPEEVRFLGDLPGDVEPRLAADGIREFHPEVELVSEELVYSPHLLYDVVSDALTDHQIAALDSAYFGGYFETPRTSTGDELADRFGVTRQTFNQHLRKAQRTVFKHLFEKSGADAR
- the tsaA gene encoding tRNA (N6-threonylcarbamoyladenosine(37)-N6)-methyltransferase TrmO, which encodes MSDEIAYEPIGVIRTPFDDPEGMPIQPAGDEAAVGTVELEERYAAGLQDLDGFSHCILLYHFHASDDDVSLRVEPFLDDDERGLFATRAPQRPNSIGLSVVAVDGVDGPTLTVSGVDVVDGTPLLDVKPFVPGFDVPDDAEAGWIAASEESVRTKRADDRFL
- a CDS encoding uracil-xanthine permease family protein, yielding MTGEDPADVRSADDALEYGIDERPPLGESTVLGIQHYLTMVGANIAVPLILADVMGMPGEVRAQFIGTFFVVSGIATLAQTTFGNRYPIVQGAPFSMLAPAIAIILAVTAGGAGGGDWQTALLQLQGAIIAAATVQVVLGYFGLVGKLRRFLSPVVIAPTIALIGLSLFGVDQITVPSETSWGLLAFTLGLILLFSQYLDVKHKAFRLYPVILAIVIAWIVAAVLSVQGVYGADHPGYVPLGEIADASFLLPIYPFQWGVPEFTTAFVVGMVAGVLASIVESIGDYYAVANLTGSAAPSEKRINHGIGMEGLMNVFAGIMGTGGSTSYSENIGAIGLTGVASRYVVKIGAVVMIVAGFVGYFGQLIATLPNPIVGGLFIAMFAQIVAVGLRTLRHVDLDSSRNVFIVGFALFVGLAIPAYMGNYGTVGEFRAAMEGVALLGPVLSEQVFADTIYVIGSTGMAVGGLAALVLDNTIPGTREERGLAEWDRITEDDAEFRTFWDRWIGAEPSD
- a CDS encoding universal stress protein encodes the protein MMDSILVATDGSDTAGEAAGYAIDLADRLGASLHGISVVETRTAYDNAIVDPEEAEAALRERAREALAALEDAAAAAGVSVETTVERGVPHEEIIAYAEAHDVSTIVVGSSGRSSFRRALLGSTADALVRLSPVPVLVVGDPVERAPDP
- a CDS encoding universal stress protein, which codes for MGKHVLVPMDRSDPARAALEFACETYPDATLTVVYVVDPAEMGTHTTATDVDADEFEAHIERGRQAAETVFEEARSIAADHDREIGAEALAGNVARAIVERVRGGDVDHVVIGSHGRDGVRRLLLGSVAERVARRSTVPVTIVR
- a CDS encoding universal stress protein; translated protein: MTLLAPFDGTALSRAALERAAEFADLTDDDVLALTVVPDDRDYAVERGWIPEDVSFDPERVAAAMESQVHDIAPEAAFRSEIVDSDEPTATATTNVVREIRRVAAAVDAAVVFVGTENAGGVTAPLSSVGAPVVHDPSYDVYIVRHAD
- a CDS encoding HalOD1 output domain-containing protein, translating into MTDSTTHSDAAPSGSSADGGVRYDPATETFHTRFDANSSTPVVAIVEAVATATKRDAISMSPLYATVDPDALTNLVTSARDPPAEVTFTYEGCRVTVSSCGTVVADPT